A genomic stretch from Armatimonadota bacterium includes:
- a CDS encoding phenylalanine--tRNA ligase subunit beta — MRVPYSWLLKYLKTDTPAEELAHVLTMGGLEVEEIHDWTSEDGQATDQVLVTSVTSNRGDLLSMVGVARHAAALLRCDWQAPDLSRPEIASPAVGAPLVELGDVKIEVLDFDACPRYSALVIRDLKIGPSPDWMRYHLEAAGVRPICNVVDVTNYICWELGQPMHAFDLRLVARNHIIVRRANPGERILLIDDSTHELTASDLAICDEMGPAALAGIMGGLDTSVRERTVSILLESAHFDPTTIRRSAQRHGLGSESSYRFERHVDPNLTLPAIARATELILETAGGTPDATAFDVRARDFQPKRISLRPQRCNAVLGTDIAPESMVDYLSRLGMKVETTDGEITAEVPTVRPDIEREIDLIEEVAIIHGYNNLPITVPGKLKESGLLTRRQSMRRKTSQLLRQCGLNETIGFSFMDMAALDRCEFQPDAPERVALQLLLPVSPDMAHLRTTLIPGLLGACEVNVRQRVLDVALFELDRVFIPAGENALPHEREMVGGVLMGMQFTSAWNLPQEAVRADFYWAKGVVEQLCTGLNVEGVRFERGAHPTMHPGRCAQVLVGDALAGYVGEVKASVQASFDLPAKAYVFELNWDLLIANAGGHRQYEPLSRFPAASRDIALLVADDDAHSAAAIREEIRASGGPNLWHVEAFDLFTDAERLGPGRKSIAFRLTFRAADRTLTDEELDAAMSAVVDRLRSSLGAEIRDH, encoded by the coding sequence ATGCGCGTCCCATATTCATGGCTTCTGAAGTATCTCAAGACTGACACCCCTGCCGAGGAATTGGCCCATGTGCTGACAATGGGTGGTCTGGAAGTCGAGGAAATCCACGACTGGACCTCCGAGGACGGTCAGGCAACGGACCAGGTGCTGGTCACCTCGGTTACATCGAACCGCGGCGATCTGCTGTCGATGGTGGGCGTCGCCAGGCATGCGGCGGCGCTGCTGCGGTGCGACTGGCAGGCGCCCGACCTGAGCCGGCCGGAGATCGCGAGCCCCGCCGTGGGGGCGCCCCTGGTTGAACTGGGCGATGTGAAGATCGAGGTGCTGGACTTCGACGCCTGCCCGCGGTACTCGGCGCTGGTGATCCGGGACCTGAAGATCGGACCGTCCCCGGACTGGATGCGCTACCACCTGGAGGCGGCAGGCGTCCGTCCCATCTGCAATGTGGTGGATGTGACCAACTACATCTGCTGGGAACTGGGCCAGCCGATGCACGCCTTCGACCTGCGGCTTGTGGCGCGCAACCATATCATCGTTCGCAGGGCCAACCCGGGCGAGCGCATCCTGCTCATCGACGATTCGACCCATGAACTGACCGCGAGCGATCTGGCAATCTGCGACGAGATGGGCCCGGCCGCCTTGGCGGGGATCATGGGCGGCCTGGATACCAGTGTGCGAGAGCGCACTGTGTCGATTCTGTTGGAATCGGCGCATTTCGACCCGACCACGATTCGCAGGTCCGCACAGCGGCACGGTCTGGGTAGCGAGTCCTCGTACCGTTTCGAGCGCCACGTGGACCCGAACCTCACACTGCCGGCCATTGCCAGGGCGACGGAGCTGATCCTGGAGACCGCCGGCGGGACGCCGGATGCGACGGCATTTGACGTGCGCGCAAGGGATTTTCAACCCAAGCGCATCTCGCTGCGGCCACAGCGCTGCAATGCCGTGCTGGGCACCGACATCGCCCCGGAGAGCATGGTCGATTACCTGTCGCGCCTTGGGATGAAGGTCGAAACCACGGACGGTGAGATCACCGCAGAAGTTCCCACCGTGCGTCCGGATATTGAGCGGGAGATTGACCTGATTGAGGAAGTTGCGATCATCCACGGGTACAACAACCTGCCGATCACGGTGCCCGGCAAGCTCAAGGAAAGCGGGCTGCTCACCCGACGACAGTCCATGCGGCGGAAGACTTCCCAGCTGCTGCGGCAGTGCGGGCTGAATGAGACCATCGGGTTCTCCTTCATGGACATGGCGGCGCTGGACCGCTGTGAGTTCCAGCCGGATGCGCCCGAACGGGTGGCGTTGCAGCTTCTCCTGCCGGTCTCGCCGGACATGGCGCATCTGCGGACTACCCTGATTCCTGGTCTGCTGGGGGCGTGCGAGGTGAATGTGCGCCAGCGCGTGCTGGATGTGGCCTTGTTTGAGCTGGACCGGGTCTTCATCCCGGCTGGGGAAAATGCCCTGCCGCATGAGCGAGAGATGGTTGGGGGGGTGCTGATGGGCATGCAGTTCACCTCGGCCTGGAATCTGCCCCAGGAAGCCGTGCGCGCCGATTTCTACTGGGCGAAGGGCGTCGTTGAGCAACTGTGCACTGGGCTCAATGTTGAGGGTGTGCGGTTCGAACGGGGGGCGCATCCGACAATGCACCCCGGACGGTGTGCGCAGGTGCTGGTGGGCGATGCCCTGGCCGGCTATGTGGGCGAGGTGAAAGCCTCGGTGCAGGCATCCTTCGACCTTCCGGCGAAAGCGTATGTGTTCGAACTGAACTGGGACCTGCTGATCGCCAACGCTGGCGGGCACCGGCAGTATGAGCCACTGTCGCGATTCCCGGCGGCATCGCGCGACATCGCCTTGCTTGTGGCCGACGATGACGCTCACAGCGCCGCAGCTATCCGCGAGGAGATCAGGGCATCGGGCGGGCCCAATCTGTGGCACGTAGAAGCTTTCGACCTGTTCACCGATGCCGAGCGGCTGGGTCCAGGGCGCAAGTCAATTGCGTTCCGGCTTACTTTCCGCGCAGCGGACCGGACGCTGACCGATGAAGAGCTGGATGCGGCAATGAGTGCGGTTGTGGACCGGCTGAGATCCTCGCTGGGGGCTGAGATAAGGGACCATTGA